In Leptolyngbya sp. SIO1E4, one DNA window encodes the following:
- a CDS encoding nuclear transport factor 2 family protein → MTLTFEPTALEKQAALFQQEPTVERYFQTFNQGDFLATAGLFSEAGQLLPPFEEPIVGRDAIHTYLKHEADGMEATPKELLVELLTGDRKQVTVKGSVKAIIFKVNAAWLFTLNAQGKIDQVQVKLLASLQELLTLRP, encoded by the coding sequence ATGACACTAACGTTTGAACCCACAGCCCTTGAAAAACAAGCGGCGCTGTTTCAACAGGAGCCCACCGTTGAGCGTTATTTTCAGACCTTTAATCAGGGGGATTTTCTAGCCACTGCCGGGCTCTTTTCTGAAGCTGGGCAGCTACTACCGCCGTTCGAAGAGCCCATTGTTGGTCGAGACGCTATTCATACCTATCTCAAACATGAAGCGGATGGGATGGAGGCAACGCCAAAAGAACTGTTAGTAGAGCTGCTAACGGGCGATCGCAAACAGGTCACGGTTAAGGGCAGTGTAAAGGCGATCATATTTAAAGTGAACGCTGCCTGGCTCTTTACCCTGAATGCTCAGGGCAAAATTGACCAGGTTCAGGTAAAACTTTTGGCCTCTCTCCAAGAGTTGCTGACGCTAAGACCTTAA